In the Augochlora pura isolate Apur16 chromosome 7, APUR_v2.2.1, whole genome shotgun sequence genome, atgtttcacgaaaattatattaatttttacaactaAACTAATAAGAATATGGtatcttcaatttattacttCTGTAATTGTctcgacaaatttttaacagagtgtatttttaaatatagaaataaacaaaatgagAACGATGGCAACGTGAAAAGTGGAAAACAATGCTAACGGTGAATACAAatgattacattattataaaattgaaacaattgtgAATATTGTACAAACTTCGACcaaaattgtacaaatcaAACGGGTAAAGAGATAcgtaacttttattaattatgaaatacacaatatattttttaaatccattaATTAGGTTGCTGCATAAGAAATCTGTGATTTTCATCGTtaactttaaacaaatatatttttagactACATTATGTATGATAACAGTAAgcaatatcttttttaaaaatattttaattatatttagttgttacgtatgaaatattttatttttaacagtaatcacaaataaatataatttttgtcccaacaaagataataaatgataagtAATGTCCTTTTGAAAAacactataattttattaagttattttatattttattacttttcacTAACATATACatcttattaaatttgaatatattgttactatttcTGACGTAGTATAATTCGAAGATAGATCGGAATGATTTATGATATCGACTAACAAAATTGTGCTTTCTTAATTGTTTCAAACGAGATAGCAAAAATAAGTGATTgtgaataaattatgtttccgaaatattcaaaaataatatcaaccTATTGCTTTatctataaatacattttccaaGGTTAAGATTCAACACTTTTTTGCAGCGTGACATTGGCAACTTTCCATATACATTAACAATCTTGACGCGATAAGAAGTTTATATTCCTCTTCTTACTTGGTGCCCCATTACCGCAGCTGTCAGTTGCTATTGGCCAATGGCGATCTTCGTCAGTGATGAGGCAGCTACTAAGAGAGGGACTATAAACACAAAAGTGTATTCTTGTCGTGTAAGGACTATAGAAACGTTTCCTTTATGTTTACGAGAACACTTGTCGTCGCAAAACACCGCGAACAGTATTAACACTATAGCCACCgaacattaaaatgattaccAAGGTAAATGATTGTAATATGGAACATCGTCagatcataaaatattaacgaacaCGAATGATTATCGTATTTGTTTCACAGAATAGATAATCATAGTAACGCACAGATAACAATCATGCTAACAATAGCTTAGTCGAGCGTTTGTGCAGAAGGGTAACatctttatttctaaaaatgtgcAATAGTCTACTCAACTATTACAATTGCCTTTAATTAAGGATGCATTAAAGAAcgctaatttatattaatattgaatttatttttttccttaGAACTTACACATTTATGAAAACCTTtcataaatctataatatgtaaatatgtacTTTACCTAGCACAGATTAATGACACAAATCATAAAAAGAAAGGGTTACAAAAACactgtttataattaaatattatttatgatatagCCCTGTTTGCATTATATCGTTATATTAATGACACAAAtcataaaaagaaaaggttataaaaatactatttataattaaatattatcgatgATATGGCACTGTTTGTACTATATAATGCATTCCAATATATTTTCAGCCAGTTTAGATATCGGACAAATACACGTCAGCAAACAGAGGATTCCAAAGGTCTTTAGGAGAGTCTGGTTTCATTTTAACAATCCTATGGTGAGAACATTGCTTTTACttagattttatttctaactCAGAGAGTCCAAGGCTACCATAATACTGTTTACATTTCCAACAACTGATACCAGCCACTTTCTGCAACGTTTcttgttttacaattaactATGTCCTCTTCCTCATATGGCACATCAGAGCTCTTATGAGACACATTTTctgatatattattgttactaattTTCGTGCAAACAACTTCAGAAGTTAATTTCCCTTGAAGTATTTCACCCAAGAGATAAAATGTTTCATCACTAGACGCGAGACTGATGGTTTCTTCAACCAATTTTGacgattttctttcttgtgtttgacttttattattattatcaatgttTTCAGTTTCTTCTTCTGATTTGTTTACCGTacgttttgtataaattttctcaGCTTCTTCTGTTGGTACATTGTTAGCGATACGTTTAGTGTTCACATTCATGTGAACACTAAACGACGGAGAtggtataatttcattattgtttttGACGCTCTTGTTCTGTGAggtattaaatgattttaattggtTCACTGAATATAGTTCATTTGGAATAGATGTATGTCCATTTGAACATTGACTGGGGTTAGTAATTCTAGTatcaataaatgaattaaattttcttctcatAATGtctgtatattgtattttgcTTTCTTCAGATGAAACGAACGGAAGCCTCGattgtttcaaattctttCCACTATTCAATAATGTGGTTCCGACATTATATGGTTTGCGGAGTCCCATTCTTTTTGGCAATCTAGACAGTGGTCTACATTCAACttcatctttattattcaaaatagttGAACACTGATTTTCTTTAGTTTCTACAAATGTAGAAAGATTTTCATCAAAACTATTAGCCAAAATGGTAATATCTTCTCGAAGTAGACTAGGTGTATCAATCTCATTAGTGTCATGCAAAGTGGAATGGCCAGGTGTAAATCtctttttcttaaatctaGACCCCTTCACAAGTACTGGACTACATAATAACTTTTCATTTACTATTTGattttgaacaaatttatCATCAGCTAGAGGTGTTTCATTTAAACCCAATCTGGTGTCCCAATTGTATGTTGTTGAATTCTCGGGTGATGTTTGTAATACAACGTTGCTATTATCACTTTTACATTCAAACACTTGAAATGGAACTTTTTTCACagcattttcatatttttgcaatttatctttaattatttctttatctacTACTTCATTGGAACGAGAAACTTCTATGTTTTTCTGTAGATTTTTTCTTGATGTAAGAAATTCAGGTTGTATCAGTGTAGTTAATTTCTTATGTTTCTTCTTGTTTATAGTCATTTTGCTTTCTTCAGA is a window encoding:
- the LOC144471979 gene encoding uncharacterized protein LOC144471979, which produces MDTSVFLQFDYCIENKVVRNDIKKFAENLGNLFEQYKKVCIENYKYQKSYENAVKKVPFQVFECKSDNSNVALRTSPKNSTTYNLDTRLGLNETPPADDKFVQNQIINENLLLSPVLVKGSRFKKKRFTPSHSTLHDTNEIDTPSLLREDVTILANSFDENLSTFVETKENQCSIILNNKDEVECRPLSRLPKRMGPRKPYNVGTTLLNSGKNLKQSRLPFVPSEESKMTINKKKHKKLTTLIQPEFLTSRKNLQKNIEVSRSNEVVDKEIIKDKLQKYENAVKKVPFQVFECKSDNSNVVLQTSPENSTTYNWDTRLGLNETPLADDKFVQNQIVNEKLLCSPVLVKGSRFKKKRFTPGHSTLHDTNEIDTPSLLREDITILANSFDENLSTFVETKENQCSTILNNKDEVECRPLSRLPKRMGLRKPYNVGTTLLNSGKNLKQSRLPFVSSEESKIQYTDIMRRKFNSFIDTRITNPSQCSNGHTSIPNELYSVNQLKSFNTSQNKSVKNNNEIIPSPSFSVHMNVNTKRIANNVPTEEAEKIYTKRTVNKSEEETENIDNNNKSQTQERKSSKLVEETISLASSDETFYLLGEILQGKLTSEVVCTKISNNNISENVSHKSSDVPYEEEDIVNCKTRNVAESGWYQLLEM